In the genome of Magnolia sinica isolate HGM2019 chromosome 2, MsV1, whole genome shotgun sequence, one region contains:
- the LOC131234875 gene encoding pyridoxine/pyridoxamine 5'-phosphate oxidase 1, chloroplastic-like isoform X3, whose translation MDVRVVSSLGNSQNPYSITYLSQRDAAEIEDLLVGPLGFSADQLMELGGLSVAASIAEVYGSEYCRVLVICGPGNNGGVGLVAARHLHHFGYRPFVCYPKRMPMTPYTGFVTQLESLSIPLLSVEDLPQELSNDFDIFVDAILEFSFHGKPRPPFDDLIQRLVSLNSHGQTCQRSPVIVSIDIPSGWLVEEGDVDSEGIKPDMLVSLMAPKLCAKKFSGPHHFLGGRFLPLSIVDKYKIHLPPFTRPSICVRIEMPPPVDVSALRENCIPPAFLENQAKADPIEQFCKWREDAAAAGLHQPNDVALSTVDKDGNPFTNYESRKARDISENPRASLLFYWGGLNLQMWRQVRVEGTVQKVSNEESEIYFHSRPRESQIVAIVSKQSTIIPGREVFHREFRESEAKFPDGILIPRPKHWGGYRLKPSVFEFWEGQQSRLHDRLQYSLREVDGKQVWHIDRLAP comes from the exons ATGGACGTTAGAGTCGTATCATCCCTCGGAAACTCGCAGAATCCCTATAGCATCACTTACCTGTCTCAGAGAGATGCGGCTGAGATCGAAGACCTCCTCGTTGGCCCACTTGGGTTCTCCGCAGATCAGTTGATG GAATTGGGTGGATTGAGCGTCGCTGCATCCATAGCTGAG GTCTATGGAAGTGAATATTGCCGGGTTCTTGTTATCTGCGGTCCAGGAAACAATGGCGGTGTCGGTTTGGTTGCCGCTCGTCATCTACACCACTTTGGATATAGACCATTTGTTTGTTATCCAAAGCGTATGCCCATGACTCCTTATACTGGTTTTGTTACTCAG CTGGAATCATTATCAATCCCACTTCTATCAGTCGAAGACCTGCCTCAAGAATTATCAAATGATTTTGACATCTTTGTAGATGCAATACTTGAATTCTCTTTCCATG GTAAGCCAAGGCCACCTTTTGATGATCTCATCCAGAGGCTAGTTTCTTTAAACAGCCATGGTCAGACATGCCAAAGATCACCTGTAATTGTATCAATAGATATCCCCTCCGGCTGGCTTGTTGAAGAAGGAGATGTCGACAGTGAAGGGATTAAACCTGACATGCTG GTTTCATTAATGGCACCGAAGCTGTGTGCAAAGAAATTTAGTGGTCCACACCACTTTCTAGGTGGTAGATTTCTCCCACTATCAATTGTAGATAAGTATAAGATTCATCTTCCACCCTTTACTCGCCCTTCCATATGCGTGCGAATTGAAATGCCCCCGCCAGTTGATGTTTCAGCTTTAAGAGAGAACTGCATTCCTCCAGCATTTCTCGAGAATCAGGCGAAAGCTGACCCTATAGAGCAG TTCTGCAAATGGCGTGAAGATGCAGCAGCTGCTGGCTTGCATCAACCAAATGATGTGGCCTTATCAACTGTGGACAAGGATGGAAACCC GTTCACCAACTACGAAAGCCGAAAGGCCCGTGACATTTCTGAAAATCCTCGTGCCTCGCTTCTTTTCTACTGGGGCGGTCTTAATCTCCAG ATGTGGAGACAG GTAAGAGTAGAAGGAACAGTGCAGAAAGTCTCCAATGAGGAATCCGAGATATATTTCCACAGCCGTCCCCGAGAAAGTCAGATTGTGGCAATAGTTAGCAAGCAG AGCACTATAATACCGGGAAGGGAAGTTTTTCACCGAGAATTCAGAGAGTCGGAAGCTAAATTTCCTGATGG AATCTTGATTCCTAGGCCCAAACACTGGGGAGGTTACAGGCTTAAACCAAGTGTCTTTGAATTTTGGGAAGGACAACAGTCTCGCCTACATGATCG GCTGCAATACTCTTTGAGAGAGGTTGATGGAAAGCAAGTATGGCACATTGATCGGTTGGCCCCATGA
- the LOC131234875 gene encoding pyridoxine/pyridoxamine 5'-phosphate oxidase 1, chloroplastic-like isoform X2, with product MDVRVVSSLGNSQNPYSITYLSQRDAAEIEDLLVGPLGFSADQLMELGGLSVAASIAEVYGSEYCRVLVICGPGNNGGVGLVAARHLHHFGYRPFVCYPKRMPMTPYTGFVTQLESLSIPLLSVEDLPQELSNDFDIFVDAILEFSFHGKPRPPFDDLIQRLVSLNSHGQTCQRSPVIVSIDIPSGWLVEEGDVDSEGIKPDMLVSLMAPKLCAKKFSGPHHFLGGRFLPLSIVDKYKIHLPPFTRPSICVRIEMPPPVDVSALRENCIPPAFLENQAKADPIEQFCKWREDAAAAGLHQPNDVALSTVDKDGNPSSRMVLLKGVDKHGFIWFTNYESRKARDISENPRASLLFYWGGLNLQVRVEGTVQKVSNEESEIYFHSRPRESQIVAIVSKQSTIIPGREVFHREFRESEAKFPDGILIPRPKHWGGYRLKPSVFEFWEGQQSRLHDRLQYSLREVDGKQVWHIDRLAP from the exons ATGGACGTTAGAGTCGTATCATCCCTCGGAAACTCGCAGAATCCCTATAGCATCACTTACCTGTCTCAGAGAGATGCGGCTGAGATCGAAGACCTCCTCGTTGGCCCACTTGGGTTCTCCGCAGATCAGTTGATG GAATTGGGTGGATTGAGCGTCGCTGCATCCATAGCTGAG GTCTATGGAAGTGAATATTGCCGGGTTCTTGTTATCTGCGGTCCAGGAAACAATGGCGGTGTCGGTTTGGTTGCCGCTCGTCATCTACACCACTTTGGATATAGACCATTTGTTTGTTATCCAAAGCGTATGCCCATGACTCCTTATACTGGTTTTGTTACTCAG CTGGAATCATTATCAATCCCACTTCTATCAGTCGAAGACCTGCCTCAAGAATTATCAAATGATTTTGACATCTTTGTAGATGCAATACTTGAATTCTCTTTCCATG GTAAGCCAAGGCCACCTTTTGATGATCTCATCCAGAGGCTAGTTTCTTTAAACAGCCATGGTCAGACATGCCAAAGATCACCTGTAATTGTATCAATAGATATCCCCTCCGGCTGGCTTGTTGAAGAAGGAGATGTCGACAGTGAAGGGATTAAACCTGACATGCTG GTTTCATTAATGGCACCGAAGCTGTGTGCAAAGAAATTTAGTGGTCCACACCACTTTCTAGGTGGTAGATTTCTCCCACTATCAATTGTAGATAAGTATAAGATTCATCTTCCACCCTTTACTCGCCCTTCCATATGCGTGCGAATTGAAATGCCCCCGCCAGTTGATGTTTCAGCTTTAAGAGAGAACTGCATTCCTCCAGCATTTCTCGAGAATCAGGCGAAAGCTGACCCTATAGAGCAG TTCTGCAAATGGCGTGAAGATGCAGCAGCTGCTGGCTTGCATCAACCAAATGATGTGGCCTTATCAACTGTGGACAAGGATGGAAACCC TTCTTCGCGAATGGTTCTGCTAAAGGGAGTTGACAAGCATGGTTTCATTTG GTTCACCAACTACGAAAGCCGAAAGGCCCGTGACATTTCTGAAAATCCTCGTGCCTCGCTTCTTTTCTACTGGGGCGGTCTTAATCTCCAG GTAAGAGTAGAAGGAACAGTGCAGAAAGTCTCCAATGAGGAATCCGAGATATATTTCCACAGCCGTCCCCGAGAAAGTCAGATTGTGGCAATAGTTAGCAAGCAG AGCACTATAATACCGGGAAGGGAAGTTTTTCACCGAGAATTCAGAGAGTCGGAAGCTAAATTTCCTGATGG AATCTTGATTCCTAGGCCCAAACACTGGGGAGGTTACAGGCTTAAACCAAGTGTCTTTGAATTTTGGGAAGGACAACAGTCTCGCCTACATGATCG GCTGCAATACTCTTTGAGAGAGGTTGATGGAAAGCAAGTATGGCACATTGATCGGTTGGCCCCATGA
- the LOC131234865 gene encoding uncharacterized protein LOC131234865: MGLNNEERKPRFLCLHGFRTSAEILRKQVCKWPESVLEKLDLVYLDAPFPAEGKSDVEGIFPPPYYEWFQFNPVFTEYKNFDECLAYIEDFMVKEGPFDGLLGFSQGAILSAALPGLQAKGLALTKVPKIKFVIIIGGAKFASPTLAEKAYSSLIQCQSVHFLGETDFLKPHGTTLLESFVEPVVIHHPKGHTVPRLDEKGLETMLDFVKRIQIVVACDGPVIATEEKEIHL, from the exons ATGGGGCTAAACAACGAGGAAAGGAAGCCCAGGTTCCTCTGTCTACACGGCTTTCGTACAAGCGCGGAGATTCTCAGGAAGCAGGTCTGTAAATGGCCGGAATCCGTGCTCGAAAAGCTCGATCTCGTCTACCTCGATGCACCTTTCCCGGCAGAAGGGAAATCTGACGTGGAAGGGATTTTCCCCCCTCCCTATTACGAGTGGTTCCAGTTCAACCCT GTATTTACAGAGTATAAGAACTTTGATGAGTGTCTTGCATACATAGAAGATTTCATGGTAAAGGAGGGCCCTTTTGATGGTCTTTTGGGTTTCTCTCAG GGTGCGATTCTGTCGGCTGCTTTGCCGGGCCTGCAAGCCAAG GGTTTGGCACTTACGAAGGTTCCAAAAATAAAGTTTGTGATAATTATTGGAGGGGCAAAGTTCGCTTCCCCAACTCTCGCTGAGAAGGCCTACTCATCCCTGATACAGTGCCAGTCCGTTCACTTCCTAG GTGAGACGGATTTCTTAAAGCCACATGGGACCACGCTGTTGGAATCATTCGTGGAGCCTGTTGTCATTCATCACCCAAAGGGCCACACCGTACCAAGGCTCG ATGAGAAGGGTTTGGAGACAATGCTCGATTTCGTAAAGAGGATTCAAATAGTTGTAGCCTGCGATGGACCTGTAATTGCTACCGAAGAAAAGGAAATACACTTATAG
- the LOC131234875 gene encoding pyridoxine/pyridoxamine 5'-phosphate oxidase 1, chloroplastic-like isoform X4 — protein sequence MDVRVVSSLGNSQNPYSITYLSQRDAAEIEDLLVGPLGFSADQLMELGGLSVAASIAEVYGSEYCRVLVICGPGNNGGVGLVAARHLHHFGYRPFVCYPKRMPMTPYTGFVTQLESLSIPLLSVEDLPQELSNDFDIFVDAILEFSFHGKPRPPFDDLIQRLVSLNSHGQTCQRSPVIVSIDIPSGWLVEEGDVDSEGIKPDMLVSLMAPKLCAKKFSGPHHFLGGRFLPLSIVDKYKIHLPPFTRPSICVRIEMPPPVDVSALRENCIPPAFLENQAKADPIEQFCKWREDAAAAGLHQPNDVALSTVDKDGNPFTNYESRKARDISENPRASLLFYWGGLNLQVRVEGTVQKVSNEESEIYFHSRPRESQIVAIVSKQSTIIPGREVFHREFRESEAKFPDGILIPRPKHWGGYRLKPSVFEFWEGQQSRLHDRLQYSLREVDGKQVWHIDRLAP from the exons ATGGACGTTAGAGTCGTATCATCCCTCGGAAACTCGCAGAATCCCTATAGCATCACTTACCTGTCTCAGAGAGATGCGGCTGAGATCGAAGACCTCCTCGTTGGCCCACTTGGGTTCTCCGCAGATCAGTTGATG GAATTGGGTGGATTGAGCGTCGCTGCATCCATAGCTGAG GTCTATGGAAGTGAATATTGCCGGGTTCTTGTTATCTGCGGTCCAGGAAACAATGGCGGTGTCGGTTTGGTTGCCGCTCGTCATCTACACCACTTTGGATATAGACCATTTGTTTGTTATCCAAAGCGTATGCCCATGACTCCTTATACTGGTTTTGTTACTCAG CTGGAATCATTATCAATCCCACTTCTATCAGTCGAAGACCTGCCTCAAGAATTATCAAATGATTTTGACATCTTTGTAGATGCAATACTTGAATTCTCTTTCCATG GTAAGCCAAGGCCACCTTTTGATGATCTCATCCAGAGGCTAGTTTCTTTAAACAGCCATGGTCAGACATGCCAAAGATCACCTGTAATTGTATCAATAGATATCCCCTCCGGCTGGCTTGTTGAAGAAGGAGATGTCGACAGTGAAGGGATTAAACCTGACATGCTG GTTTCATTAATGGCACCGAAGCTGTGTGCAAAGAAATTTAGTGGTCCACACCACTTTCTAGGTGGTAGATTTCTCCCACTATCAATTGTAGATAAGTATAAGATTCATCTTCCACCCTTTACTCGCCCTTCCATATGCGTGCGAATTGAAATGCCCCCGCCAGTTGATGTTTCAGCTTTAAGAGAGAACTGCATTCCTCCAGCATTTCTCGAGAATCAGGCGAAAGCTGACCCTATAGAGCAG TTCTGCAAATGGCGTGAAGATGCAGCAGCTGCTGGCTTGCATCAACCAAATGATGTGGCCTTATCAACTGTGGACAAGGATGGAAACCC GTTCACCAACTACGAAAGCCGAAAGGCCCGTGACATTTCTGAAAATCCTCGTGCCTCGCTTCTTTTCTACTGGGGCGGTCTTAATCTCCAG GTAAGAGTAGAAGGAACAGTGCAGAAAGTCTCCAATGAGGAATCCGAGATATATTTCCACAGCCGTCCCCGAGAAAGTCAGATTGTGGCAATAGTTAGCAAGCAG AGCACTATAATACCGGGAAGGGAAGTTTTTCACCGAGAATTCAGAGAGTCGGAAGCTAAATTTCCTGATGG AATCTTGATTCCTAGGCCCAAACACTGGGGAGGTTACAGGCTTAAACCAAGTGTCTTTGAATTTTGGGAAGGACAACAGTCTCGCCTACATGATCG GCTGCAATACTCTTTGAGAGAGGTTGATGGAAAGCAAGTATGGCACATTGATCGGTTGGCCCCATGA
- the LOC131234875 gene encoding pyridoxine/pyridoxamine 5'-phosphate oxidase 1, chloroplastic-like isoform X1: MDVRVVSSLGNSQNPYSITYLSQRDAAEIEDLLVGPLGFSADQLMELGGLSVAASIAEVYGSEYCRVLVICGPGNNGGVGLVAARHLHHFGYRPFVCYPKRMPMTPYTGFVTQLESLSIPLLSVEDLPQELSNDFDIFVDAILEFSFHGKPRPPFDDLIQRLVSLNSHGQTCQRSPVIVSIDIPSGWLVEEGDVDSEGIKPDMLVSLMAPKLCAKKFSGPHHFLGGRFLPLSIVDKYKIHLPPFTRPSICVRIEMPPPVDVSALRENCIPPAFLENQAKADPIEQFCKWREDAAAAGLHQPNDVALSTVDKDGNPSSRMVLLKGVDKHGFIWFTNYESRKARDISENPRASLLFYWGGLNLQMWRQVRVEGTVQKVSNEESEIYFHSRPRESQIVAIVSKQSTIIPGREVFHREFRESEAKFPDGILIPRPKHWGGYRLKPSVFEFWEGQQSRLHDRLQYSLREVDGKQVWHIDRLAP; this comes from the exons ATGGACGTTAGAGTCGTATCATCCCTCGGAAACTCGCAGAATCCCTATAGCATCACTTACCTGTCTCAGAGAGATGCGGCTGAGATCGAAGACCTCCTCGTTGGCCCACTTGGGTTCTCCGCAGATCAGTTGATG GAATTGGGTGGATTGAGCGTCGCTGCATCCATAGCTGAG GTCTATGGAAGTGAATATTGCCGGGTTCTTGTTATCTGCGGTCCAGGAAACAATGGCGGTGTCGGTTTGGTTGCCGCTCGTCATCTACACCACTTTGGATATAGACCATTTGTTTGTTATCCAAAGCGTATGCCCATGACTCCTTATACTGGTTTTGTTACTCAG CTGGAATCATTATCAATCCCACTTCTATCAGTCGAAGACCTGCCTCAAGAATTATCAAATGATTTTGACATCTTTGTAGATGCAATACTTGAATTCTCTTTCCATG GTAAGCCAAGGCCACCTTTTGATGATCTCATCCAGAGGCTAGTTTCTTTAAACAGCCATGGTCAGACATGCCAAAGATCACCTGTAATTGTATCAATAGATATCCCCTCCGGCTGGCTTGTTGAAGAAGGAGATGTCGACAGTGAAGGGATTAAACCTGACATGCTG GTTTCATTAATGGCACCGAAGCTGTGTGCAAAGAAATTTAGTGGTCCACACCACTTTCTAGGTGGTAGATTTCTCCCACTATCAATTGTAGATAAGTATAAGATTCATCTTCCACCCTTTACTCGCCCTTCCATATGCGTGCGAATTGAAATGCCCCCGCCAGTTGATGTTTCAGCTTTAAGAGAGAACTGCATTCCTCCAGCATTTCTCGAGAATCAGGCGAAAGCTGACCCTATAGAGCAG TTCTGCAAATGGCGTGAAGATGCAGCAGCTGCTGGCTTGCATCAACCAAATGATGTGGCCTTATCAACTGTGGACAAGGATGGAAACCC TTCTTCGCGAATGGTTCTGCTAAAGGGAGTTGACAAGCATGGTTTCATTTG GTTCACCAACTACGAAAGCCGAAAGGCCCGTGACATTTCTGAAAATCCTCGTGCCTCGCTTCTTTTCTACTGGGGCGGTCTTAATCTCCAG ATGTGGAGACAG GTAAGAGTAGAAGGAACAGTGCAGAAAGTCTCCAATGAGGAATCCGAGATATATTTCCACAGCCGTCCCCGAGAAAGTCAGATTGTGGCAATAGTTAGCAAGCAG AGCACTATAATACCGGGAAGGGAAGTTTTTCACCGAGAATTCAGAGAGTCGGAAGCTAAATTTCCTGATGG AATCTTGATTCCTAGGCCCAAACACTGGGGAGGTTACAGGCTTAAACCAAGTGTCTTTGAATTTTGGGAAGGACAACAGTCTCGCCTACATGATCG GCTGCAATACTCTTTGAGAGAGGTTGATGGAAAGCAAGTATGGCACATTGATCGGTTGGCCCCATGA
- the LOC131234875 gene encoding pyridoxine/pyridoxamine 5'-phosphate oxidase 1, chloroplastic-like isoform X5: MDVRVVSSLGNSQNPYSITYLSQRDAAEIEDLLVGPLGFSADQLMELGGLSVAASIAEVYGSEYCRVLVICGPGNNGGVGLVAARHLHHFGYRPFVCYPKRMPMTPYTGFVTQLESLSIPLLSVEDLPQELSNDFDIFVDAILEFSFHGKPRPPFDDLIQRLVSLNSHGQTCQRSPVIVSIDIPSGWLVEEGDVDSEGIKPDMLFCKWREDAAAAGLHQPNDVALSTVDKDGNPSSRMVLLKGVDKHGFIWFTNYESRKARDISENPRASLLFYWGGLNLQMWRQVRVEGTVQKVSNEESEIYFHSRPRESQIVAIVSKQSTIIPGREVFHREFRESEAKFPDGILIPRPKHWGGYRLKPSVFEFWEGQQSRLHDRLQYSLREVDGKQVWHIDRLAP, translated from the exons ATGGACGTTAGAGTCGTATCATCCCTCGGAAACTCGCAGAATCCCTATAGCATCACTTACCTGTCTCAGAGAGATGCGGCTGAGATCGAAGACCTCCTCGTTGGCCCACTTGGGTTCTCCGCAGATCAGTTGATG GAATTGGGTGGATTGAGCGTCGCTGCATCCATAGCTGAG GTCTATGGAAGTGAATATTGCCGGGTTCTTGTTATCTGCGGTCCAGGAAACAATGGCGGTGTCGGTTTGGTTGCCGCTCGTCATCTACACCACTTTGGATATAGACCATTTGTTTGTTATCCAAAGCGTATGCCCATGACTCCTTATACTGGTTTTGTTACTCAG CTGGAATCATTATCAATCCCACTTCTATCAGTCGAAGACCTGCCTCAAGAATTATCAAATGATTTTGACATCTTTGTAGATGCAATACTTGAATTCTCTTTCCATG GTAAGCCAAGGCCACCTTTTGATGATCTCATCCAGAGGCTAGTTTCTTTAAACAGCCATGGTCAGACATGCCAAAGATCACCTGTAATTGTATCAATAGATATCCCCTCCGGCTGGCTTGTTGAAGAAGGAGATGTCGACAGTGAAGGGATTAAACCTGACATGCTG TTCTGCAAATGGCGTGAAGATGCAGCAGCTGCTGGCTTGCATCAACCAAATGATGTGGCCTTATCAACTGTGGACAAGGATGGAAACCC TTCTTCGCGAATGGTTCTGCTAAAGGGAGTTGACAAGCATGGTTTCATTTG GTTCACCAACTACGAAAGCCGAAAGGCCCGTGACATTTCTGAAAATCCTCGTGCCTCGCTTCTTTTCTACTGGGGCGGTCTTAATCTCCAG ATGTGGAGACAG GTAAGAGTAGAAGGAACAGTGCAGAAAGTCTCCAATGAGGAATCCGAGATATATTTCCACAGCCGTCCCCGAGAAAGTCAGATTGTGGCAATAGTTAGCAAGCAG AGCACTATAATACCGGGAAGGGAAGTTTTTCACCGAGAATTCAGAGAGTCGGAAGCTAAATTTCCTGATGG AATCTTGATTCCTAGGCCCAAACACTGGGGAGGTTACAGGCTTAAACCAAGTGTCTTTGAATTTTGGGAAGGACAACAGTCTCGCCTACATGATCG GCTGCAATACTCTTTGAGAGAGGTTGATGGAAAGCAAGTATGGCACATTGATCGGTTGGCCCCATGA
- the LOC131234875 gene encoding pyridoxine/pyridoxamine 5'-phosphate oxidase 1, chloroplastic-like isoform X6: MDVRVVSSLGNSQNPYSITYLSQRDAAEIEDLLVGPLGFSADQLMELGGLSVAASIAEVYGSEYCRVLVICGPGNNGGVGLVAARHLHHFGYRPFVCYPKRMPMTPYTGFVTQLESLSIPLLSVEDLPQELSNDFDIFVDAILEFSFHGKPRPPFDDLIQRLVSLNSHGQTCQRSPVIVSIDIPSGWLVEEGDVDSEGIKPDMLFCKWREDAAAAGLHQPNDVALSTVDKDGNPFTNYESRKARDISENPRASLLFYWGGLNLQMWRQVRVEGTVQKVSNEESEIYFHSRPRESQIVAIVSKQSTIIPGREVFHREFRESEAKFPDGILIPRPKHWGGYRLKPSVFEFWEGQQSRLHDRLQYSLREVDGKQVWHIDRLAP; encoded by the exons ATGGACGTTAGAGTCGTATCATCCCTCGGAAACTCGCAGAATCCCTATAGCATCACTTACCTGTCTCAGAGAGATGCGGCTGAGATCGAAGACCTCCTCGTTGGCCCACTTGGGTTCTCCGCAGATCAGTTGATG GAATTGGGTGGATTGAGCGTCGCTGCATCCATAGCTGAG GTCTATGGAAGTGAATATTGCCGGGTTCTTGTTATCTGCGGTCCAGGAAACAATGGCGGTGTCGGTTTGGTTGCCGCTCGTCATCTACACCACTTTGGATATAGACCATTTGTTTGTTATCCAAAGCGTATGCCCATGACTCCTTATACTGGTTTTGTTACTCAG CTGGAATCATTATCAATCCCACTTCTATCAGTCGAAGACCTGCCTCAAGAATTATCAAATGATTTTGACATCTTTGTAGATGCAATACTTGAATTCTCTTTCCATG GTAAGCCAAGGCCACCTTTTGATGATCTCATCCAGAGGCTAGTTTCTTTAAACAGCCATGGTCAGACATGCCAAAGATCACCTGTAATTGTATCAATAGATATCCCCTCCGGCTGGCTTGTTGAAGAAGGAGATGTCGACAGTGAAGGGATTAAACCTGACATGCTG TTCTGCAAATGGCGTGAAGATGCAGCAGCTGCTGGCTTGCATCAACCAAATGATGTGGCCTTATCAACTGTGGACAAGGATGGAAACCC GTTCACCAACTACGAAAGCCGAAAGGCCCGTGACATTTCTGAAAATCCTCGTGCCTCGCTTCTTTTCTACTGGGGCGGTCTTAATCTCCAG ATGTGGAGACAG GTAAGAGTAGAAGGAACAGTGCAGAAAGTCTCCAATGAGGAATCCGAGATATATTTCCACAGCCGTCCCCGAGAAAGTCAGATTGTGGCAATAGTTAGCAAGCAG AGCACTATAATACCGGGAAGGGAAGTTTTTCACCGAGAATTCAGAGAGTCGGAAGCTAAATTTCCTGATGG AATCTTGATTCCTAGGCCCAAACACTGGGGAGGTTACAGGCTTAAACCAAGTGTCTTTGAATTTTGGGAAGGACAACAGTCTCGCCTACATGATCG GCTGCAATACTCTTTGAGAGAGGTTGATGGAAAGCAAGTATGGCACATTGATCGGTTGGCCCCATGA